A window from Streptomyces sp. NBC_00299 encodes these proteins:
- a CDS encoding valine--tRNA ligase encodes MTENAQQQPPAPDTELPTQYAPADVEGPLYERWVERGYFEADAKSDKPPFTVVIPPPNVTGSLHLGHAFEHTLIDALTRRKRMQGYETLWQPGMDHAGIATQNVVERELGKEGKSRHDLGREAFVERVWQWKGESGGQISGQMRRLGDGVAWSRERFTMDEGLSQAVQTIFKRLYDDELIYRAERIINWCPRCLTAISDIEVEYQDDDGELVSIRYGDGDDAIVVATTRAETMLGDTAVAVHPDDERYRHLVGRDIELPLTGRRIPVVADEHVDPEFGTGAVKVTPAHDPNDFEIGQRHGLPSLTVMDEHAVITAHGPFQGLDRLEARSAIVAALRAEGRIVAEKRPYVHSVGHCSRCKTTIEPRLSMQWWVKVGPLAKAAGDAVRDGKVKIHPQEMEKRYFDWVDNLHDWCISRQLWWGHRIPVWYGPEGEVLCVGPDDEVPTGEGWHQDTDVLDTWFSSGLWPFSTLGWPEQTESLAKFYPNSVLVTGYDILFFWVARMMMFGLYAMDGTPPFHTIALHGMVRDQFGKKMSKSFGNAVNPLDWMDKYGSDALRFTLARGANPGVDVPIGEDWVQGSRNFANKIWNATRFALMNGATVDGPLPEPSAMSSTDRWILSRLNSVVAEVDAFYEDFQFAKLSDALFHFAWDEVFDWYVELSKTTFQAGGEPAEVSKRVLGEVLDVTLKMLHPVVPFVTETLWTTLTGGESIVIAEWPKDSGFRDTAAEQEIAVLQQVTTEVRRFRADQGLQPGQRVPARLSLDGTALAPHEPAIRQLLRLQPEGESFTATATLPVAGAEVALDLSGVIDVAAERKRLAKDLAAAEKEKAQANAKLGNEAFLAKAPDNVVEKIRGRLAKAEEDIARIAAQLDRLPQA; translated from the coding sequence GTGACCGAGAACGCTCAGCAGCAGCCACCAGCGCCCGACACCGAACTGCCGACCCAGTACGCGCCGGCCGATGTAGAGGGGCCGCTGTACGAGCGCTGGGTAGAGCGCGGTTACTTCGAGGCGGACGCGAAGAGCGACAAGCCGCCGTTCACCGTCGTCATCCCGCCGCCGAACGTCACCGGCAGCCTGCACCTCGGGCACGCCTTCGAGCACACCCTCATCGACGCCCTGACGCGTCGTAAGCGCATGCAGGGTTACGAGACGCTGTGGCAGCCGGGCATGGACCACGCCGGTATCGCCACGCAGAACGTCGTCGAGCGTGAGCTGGGGAAGGAAGGCAAGTCCCGGCACGACCTCGGGCGTGAGGCGTTCGTCGAGCGCGTCTGGCAGTGGAAGGGCGAGTCCGGCGGGCAGATCAGCGGGCAGATGCGGCGCCTCGGCGACGGCGTCGCCTGGTCGCGCGAGCGCTTCACCATGGACGAGGGGCTGTCCCAGGCCGTCCAGACCATCTTCAAGCGCCTCTACGACGACGAGCTGATCTACCGCGCCGAGCGCATCATCAACTGGTGCCCGCGCTGTCTGACGGCCATCTCGGACATCGAGGTCGAGTACCAGGACGACGACGGCGAGCTCGTCTCCATCCGGTACGGCGACGGCGACGACGCCATCGTCGTGGCCACGACCCGCGCCGAGACGATGCTCGGCGACACCGCGGTCGCCGTCCACCCCGATGACGAGCGCTACCGCCACCTCGTCGGCCGCGACATCGAGCTGCCGCTCACCGGCCGCCGTATCCCCGTCGTCGCCGACGAGCACGTCGACCCCGAGTTCGGCACCGGCGCCGTCAAGGTCACCCCGGCCCACGACCCGAACGACTTCGAGATCGGCCAGCGCCACGGCCTGCCGTCCCTCACGGTGATGGACGAGCACGCCGTCATCACGGCCCACGGCCCGTTCCAAGGCCTGGACCGCCTGGAGGCCCGCTCGGCCATCGTCGCCGCGCTGCGCGCCGAGGGCCGGATCGTCGCCGAGAAGCGGCCGTACGTCCACTCCGTCGGCCACTGCTCGCGCTGCAAGACCACCATCGAGCCGCGCCTGTCCATGCAGTGGTGGGTCAAGGTCGGCCCGCTCGCCAAGGCCGCCGGTGACGCGGTCCGCGACGGCAAGGTCAAGATCCACCCGCAGGAGATGGAGAAGCGGTACTTCGACTGGGTCGACAACCTCCATGACTGGTGCATCTCACGGCAGTTGTGGTGGGGTCACCGGATTCCGGTCTGGTACGGCCCGGAGGGTGAAGTCCTCTGCGTCGGCCCCGACGACGAGGTCCCGACCGGCGAGGGCTGGCACCAGGACACCGACGTCCTCGACACCTGGTTCTCCTCCGGCCTGTGGCCCTTCTCCACGCTCGGCTGGCCCGAACAGACCGAGTCGCTCGCGAAGTTCTACCCGAACTCCGTCCTGGTCACCGGCTACGACATCCTCTTCTTCTGGGTCGCCCGGATGATGATGTTCGGCCTGTACGCGATGGACGGCACCCCGCCGTTCCACACCATCGCCCTGCACGGCATGGTCCGCGACCAGTTCGGCAAGAAGATGTCGAAGTCCTTCGGCAACGCGGTCAACCCGCTGGACTGGATGGACAAGTACGGCAGCGACGCGCTCCGCTTCACCCTCGCGCGCGGTGCCAACCCGGGCGTCGACGTCCCGATCGGCGAGGACTGGGTCCAGGGCTCCCGGAACTTCGCCAACAAGATCTGGAACGCGACGCGCTTCGCGCTGATGAACGGCGCCACGGTCGACGGCCCGCTGCCGGAGCCGTCGGCGATGTCGTCGACGGACCGCTGGATCCTGTCCCGCCTGAACTCCGTCGTCGCCGAAGTCGACGCGTTCTACGAGGACTTCCAGTTCGCGAAGCTGTCCGACGCGCTCTTCCACTTCGCGTGGGACGAGGTCTTCGACTGGTACGTCGAGCTGTCCAAGACCACGTTCCAGGCGGGCGGCGAGCCGGCCGAGGTCTCCAAGCGCGTCCTCGGTGAGGTCCTCGACGTCACCCTCAAGATGCTGCACCCGGTGGTCCCGTTCGTCACGGAGACGCTGTGGACGACGCTGACGGGCGGCGAGTCGATCGTGATCGCCGAGTGGCCGAAGGACAGCGGCTTCCGTGACACGGCGGCCGAGCAGGAGATCGCCGTTCTCCAGCAGGTCACCACCGAGGTCCGCCGCTTCCGCGCCGACCAGGGCCTGCAGCCGGGCCAGCGCGTCCCGGCCCGCCTGAGCCTGGACGGCACGGCCCTCGCCCCGCACGAGCCGGCCATCCGCCAGCTGCTGCGCCTCCAGCCGGAGGGCGAGTCCTTCACGGCCACGGCGACCCTGCCGGTGGCGGGCGCCGAGGTCGCCCTCGACCTCTCAGGCGTGATCGACGTCGCGGCCGAGCGCAAGCGCCTGGCCAAGGACCTCGCGGCGGCCGAGAAGGAGAAGGCCCAGGCGAACGCCAAGCTCGGCAACGAGGCGTTCCTCGCGAAGGCGCCGGACAACGTCGTGGAGAAGATCCGCGGCCGGCTGGCGAAGGCGGAAGAGGACATCGCACGGATCGCCGCACAGCTGGACCGCCTGCCGCAGGCGTAG
- a CDS encoding DUF4233 domain-containing protein — MRTLCSSTLIGEFFVIGFAGLVAMKDPDLSMSTVWTVSGIAMFLCLLLCGLVTRPGGVALGWALQIALIASGFIVPTMFFLGAVFAALWWASVHYGRKVDEAKARFAAQGDKTSPSGA, encoded by the coding sequence ATGCGTACGCTCTGTTCCTCGACCCTGATCGGCGAGTTCTTCGTCATCGGCTTCGCCGGTCTGGTCGCCATGAAGGATCCCGACCTGTCCATGTCGACGGTGTGGACGGTCAGCGGGATCGCGATGTTCCTGTGCCTGCTGCTGTGCGGCCTGGTGACCCGCCCCGGCGGCGTCGCCCTCGGCTGGGCCCTGCAGATCGCCCTCATCGCCTCCGGCTTCATCGTCCCGACGATGTTCTTCCTGGGCGCGGTGTTCGCGGCGCTGTGGTGGGCGTCGGTGCACTACGGCAGAAAGGTCGACGAGGCGAAGGCGCGCTTTGCGGCGCAAGGGGACAAAACCAGCCCTTCCGGAGCCTGA
- the ndk gene encoding nucleoside-diphosphate kinase — MTQRTLVLLKPDAVRRGLTGEIISRIERKAGWQITALELRTLDQETLEQHYGEHKGKPFYEPLVEFMASGPVVALIVEGERVIEGLRALAGPTDPIAAAPGSIRGDFGVIVRENLIHASDSEESAEREVKIFFPGRA, encoded by the coding sequence GTGACTCAGCGCACCCTCGTCCTGCTCAAGCCCGACGCAGTCCGCCGTGGCCTGACCGGCGAGATCATCAGCCGGATCGAGCGCAAGGCCGGCTGGCAGATCACCGCGCTGGAGCTGCGCACCCTGGACCAGGAGACCCTGGAGCAGCACTACGGCGAGCACAAGGGCAAGCCCTTCTACGAGCCGTTGGTGGAGTTCATGGCGTCCGGCCCGGTCGTGGCCCTGATCGTCGAGGGTGAGCGGGTCATCGAGGGGCTGCGCGCGCTGGCCGGTCCGACCGACCCGATCGCCGCGGCGCCCGGCTCCATCCGTGGTGACTTCGGCGTGATCGTCCGCGAGAACCTCATCCACGCCTCCGACTCCGAGGAGTCCGCGGAGCGCGAGGTGAAGATCTTCTTCCCGGGCCGCGCCTGA
- the folC gene encoding bifunctional tetrahydrofolate synthase/dihydrofolate synthase yields MSDQNEPDPLDPFEEIIAAETDRDPDLAVIEAGSRTLRTQGGPPSADVPARPEDPEVDKALREVEAELATRWGETKLEPSVSRIAALMDVLGEPQRAYPSIHITGTNGKTSTARMIEALLGAFELRTGRYTSPHVQSITERISLDGAPISAERFIETYQDIRPYIEMVDSQQEYRLSFFEVLTGMAYAAFADAPVDVAVVEVGMGGSWDATNVIDGDVAVVTPIDLDHTDRLGSTPGEIAGEKAGIIKQDATVIMAQQPVDAAQVLLKKAVEVDATVAREGLEFGVVSRQVAVGGQLATLRGLGGEYTEVYLPLHGAHQAHNAAVALAAVEAFFGVGAARAEPLDIDTVRKAFAAVSSPGRMEVVRRSPTVVLDAAHNPAGARAIAEAIGEAFDFSRLIGVVGASGDKNVRGLLEAFEPIFAEVVVTQNSSHRAMDADELAAIAVEVFGDERVQVEPRLPDALEAAITLAEEEGEFAGGGVLVTGSVITVGEARLLLGKG; encoded by the coding sequence GTGAGCGACCAGAACGAGCCCGACCCCCTCGACCCCTTCGAAGAGATCATCGCGGCCGAGACCGACCGCGACCCGGATCTCGCGGTCATCGAGGCCGGCAGCCGCACCCTGCGCACCCAGGGCGGCCCGCCCAGCGCCGACGTGCCCGCACGCCCCGAGGACCCCGAGGTCGACAAGGCGCTGCGCGAGGTCGAGGCGGAGCTCGCCACCCGCTGGGGCGAGACCAAGCTGGAGCCGTCCGTCAGCCGGATCGCCGCGCTCATGGACGTGCTGGGCGAGCCGCAGCGGGCGTACCCCTCCATCCACATCACCGGCACCAACGGCAAGACGTCGACGGCCCGCATGATCGAGGCCCTCCTCGGTGCCTTCGAGCTGCGCACCGGCCGCTACACCTCCCCGCACGTCCAGTCGATCACCGAGCGGATCAGCCTCGACGGGGCGCCGATCTCGGCCGAGCGGTTCATCGAGACGTACCAGGACATCCGGCCGTACATCGAGATGGTCGACTCGCAGCAGGAGTACCGGCTGTCCTTCTTCGAGGTGCTGACGGGCATGGCGTACGCCGCCTTCGCCGACGCGCCCGTCGATGTCGCCGTCGTGGAAGTGGGCATGGGCGGCTCCTGGGACGCCACGAACGTCATCGACGGTGATGTCGCCGTCGTGACCCCCATAGACCTCGACCACACCGACCGGCTCGGCAGCACTCCGGGCGAGATCGCCGGCGAGAAGGCCGGGATCATCAAGCAGGACGCCACCGTGATCATGGCCCAGCAGCCGGTGGACGCGGCGCAGGTGCTGCTGAAGAAGGCCGTGGAGGTCGACGCCACCGTCGCGCGCGAGGGCCTGGAGTTCGGGGTTGTGTCGCGTCAGGTCGCCGTCGGCGGGCAGTTGGCGACCCTGCGCGGGCTGGGCGGTGAGTACACCGAGGTGTATCTGCCGCTGCACGGCGCGCACCAGGCGCACAATGCCGCCGTCGCCCTCGCCGCCGTGGAGGCGTTCTTCGGCGTCGGTGCCGCGCGGGCCGAGCCCCTGGACATCGACACCGTCCGCAAGGCGTTCGCGGCCGTCTCCTCTCCGGGCCGCATGGAGGTCGTACGGCGCTCGCCGACCGTCGTGCTCGACGCCGCCCACAACCCGGCGGGCGCGCGGGCGATCGCCGAGGCGATCGGGGAGGCCTTCGACTTCAGCCGGCTGATCGGAGTCGTCGGCGCGAGCGGCGACAAGAACGTGCGGGGGCTGCTGGAGGCCTTCGAGCCGATCTTCGCCGAGGTCGTCGTCACGCAGAACTCCTCCCACCGCGCCATGGACGCCGACGAACTGGCCGCGATCGCCGTCGAGGTGTTCGGCGACGAGCGCGTGCAGGTCGAGCCGCGGCTGCCGGACGCCCTGGAGGCCGCGATCACGCTGGCCGAGGAGGAGGGCGAGTTCGCGGGCGGCGGTGTGCTCGTCACCGGGTCCGTCATCACGGTCGGCGAGGCCCGGCTGCTGCTGGGGAAGGGCTGA